Proteins found in one Candidatus Hinthialibacter antarcticus genomic segment:
- a CDS encoding acetate/propionate family kinase, with protein sequence MRILVANVGSSSFKYRLYQFPDEQLFAEGRIERIGGEQGAASWTHGESSGSFEAQFATHRDAVEFTLKQLRDDGACTVEDLDCVAFKTVVSKGYVGCELLEEPVLKAMEDFFFLAPAHNPPYVKAIRMFKELLPDTPLVGLFEPAFHLTMPDYARAYPIPKTWRETYAVERYGFHGASHRYVSERVPQLLDKAPAQTNIISCHLGGSSSMCAIQGGKSIDTTMGFTPQTGLFHGTRVGDFDGFAILYMMREAGLSIDDAVHQLTKESGLKGLSGVSDDMRDIESAMDDGNDEARLAFEAFCYAVKKYIGSYVAILGNVDCIAFAGGIGERGARVRKTSLLGLEHLGIHLDEDKNNKCNGNETSISSDASQTSIWVAPTNEEVIVARAAYEKLQST encoded by the coding sequence ATGCGTATATTGGTCGCGAATGTCGGCAGTTCGTCTTTCAAATACCGCTTGTATCAGTTTCCTGATGAGCAATTGTTCGCTGAGGGACGCATTGAGCGCATCGGCGGCGAACAGGGCGCTGCGTCCTGGACGCACGGCGAAAGCAGCGGCTCATTCGAGGCGCAGTTTGCAACGCATCGCGATGCGGTCGAGTTCACCCTGAAACAACTCCGCGACGACGGCGCCTGCACGGTCGAAGACCTCGACTGCGTGGCGTTTAAGACCGTCGTCTCGAAAGGGTACGTCGGTTGTGAATTGCTCGAAGAGCCGGTTTTAAAAGCAATGGAAGACTTCTTCTTTCTCGCCCCGGCGCACAACCCGCCCTACGTCAAAGCGATCCGCATGTTCAAGGAACTACTGCCCGACACGCCGCTGGTCGGCCTGTTTGAGCCTGCGTTTCATCTGACCATGCCCGATTACGCCCGCGCCTACCCCATCCCCAAAACATGGCGCGAGACCTACGCCGTTGAGCGCTACGGCTTTCATGGCGCGTCGCACCGCTACGTCTCAGAGCGGGTCCCGCAGTTGCTCGACAAAGCCCCGGCGCAAACCAATATTATCTCTTGCCACCTGGGCGGTAGTTCGTCGATGTGCGCCATCCAGGGCGGAAAATCCATTGATACCACCATGGGGTTCACGCCGCAGACCGGGCTGTTTCATGGCACCCGGGTGGGCGATTTCGACGGCTTCGCGATTCTGTACATGATGCGCGAGGCAGGCCTCAGCATCGACGACGCCGTTCATCAACTCACCAAAGAGAGCGGCCTCAAGGGGCTGTCCGGCGTTTCGGACGACATGCGCGACATCGAATCCGCTATGGACGACGGCAACGATGAGGCGCGGCTCGCATTTGAGGCGTTTTGTTATGCGGTGAAGAAATATATTGGATCGTATGTTGCAATTTTAGGCAACGTGGACTGCATCGCTTTCGCAGGCGGCATCGGCGAACGCGGCGCCCGGGTAAGGAAAACCAGCCTTTTGGGGTTGGAGCACTTGGGAATTCATTTAGATGAAGATAAAAATAACAAGTGCAACGGAAACGAAACCAGCATCTCTAGCGACGCATCACAAACTTCAATCTGGGTTGCGCCCACCAATGAAGAAGTCATCGTTGCGCGCGCCGCGTATGAAAAACTTCAATCCACCTAA
- a CDS encoding Gfo/Idh/MocA family oxidoreductase, with protein MTEQPSESRRSFLKGAAIASVGMTALNGIAPSSVIGANETIRLGVIGTGGRGQWGLKEAKMRGAQIVAVCDVYEERLNQGRALSETDDGKLADMYYEHEKLLERSDIDGVYIGVPDHWHHDVLIDTVNAGKDAYCEKPFSKSIEEGQNMVRAVRATNQVVQVGNHRRSGEHWKRAREVIRSGTLGKVVAVKVWDNRNWSSGDPFAGNLNIRGRLDWDRFLGKAPKRAFDPYRYYAWRWYWDYAGGLMTDIGAHQLDVNQWLMDKTGPVSVAANGGNHYFDHWETPDVVHSVLNYGDFTTHFNVQFINDRDSVGAVFFGSEGSLTCDDREGFKVFPQGAKMNEPIDAWPRTYEGGDHVANFLECIKSRKEPNSPVEVGHQVINAAHLGNISYRTGRRVKWDATTEDILEVRRIRPSDAWMKSMM; from the coding sequence ATGACAGAACAGCCATCAGAATCTCGACGTTCGTTTTTGAAAGGCGCTGCTATTGCCAGCGTCGGCATGACCGCGCTAAACGGCATCGCGCCGTCCAGCGTAATTGGCGCCAATGAGACCATCCGCCTGGGCGTCATTGGAACCGGCGGCCGCGGCCAGTGGGGCCTCAAAGAAGCCAAGATGCGCGGCGCCCAAATCGTTGCGGTCTGCGACGTGTATGAAGAACGCCTCAACCAGGGGCGGGCGCTCTCAGAAACCGATGACGGCAAACTGGCCGACATGTACTACGAACACGAAAAATTGCTGGAACGCAGCGACATCGACGGCGTTTACATTGGCGTGCCCGACCACTGGCATCACGATGTATTGATCGACACGGTCAACGCGGGCAAAGACGCCTATTGTGAAAAGCCGTTCTCGAAGTCCATCGAAGAAGGCCAAAACATGGTGCGCGCCGTCCGCGCCACCAACCAGGTCGTCCAGGTTGGCAACCACCGCCGTAGCGGCGAGCACTGGAAACGCGCCCGCGAAGTGATCCGCTCGGGGACCTTGGGCAAAGTCGTCGCTGTCAAAGTGTGGGACAACCGCAACTGGTCAAGCGGCGATCCGTTCGCGGGCAATCTGAATATTCGCGGTCGCCTCGACTGGGACCGTTTTCTCGGCAAAGCCCCCAAACGCGCGTTTGACCCCTACCGCTATTACGCATGGCGTTGGTATTGGGATTACGCAGGCGGCTTGATGACCGACATCGGCGCCCACCAGCTCGACGTGAACCAATGGCTGATGGACAAAACCGGCCCGGTCAGCGTCGCAGCCAACGGCGGCAACCACTACTTCGACCATTGGGAAACCCCCGACGTGGTCCATTCGGTGTTGAACTACGGCGACTTCACCACTCACTTCAACGTGCAGTTCATTAACGACCGCGATAGCGTGGGCGCGGTGTTCTTCGGCTCGGAAGGTTCGCTCACCTGCGATGACCGCGAAGGCTTCAAGGTCTTCCCGCAGGGCGCAAAGATGAACGAGCCGATCGACGCATGGCCGCGCACCTATGAGGGCGGCGATCACGTGGCAAACTTCCTGGAGTGCATCAAGTCGCGCAAGGAACCAAACTCGCCAGTCGAAGTGGGGCATCAGGTTATCAACGCCGCCCACTTGGGCAACATCTCCTACCGCACCGGACGCCGGGTGAAATGGGACGCAACCACTGAGGATATCCTCGAAGTGCGCCGCATTCGCCCCTCCGACGCCTGGATGAAAAGCATGATGTAG
- a CDS encoding MBL fold metallo-hydrolase, translating to MLQTITLAVGPLQSNCYLLFDDETQNAVVIDPGADGPQIEAAIRERGLTPLMVLNTHGHGDHIAANGHIKDAFDVPLMIHGGDAPMLTDPEKNLSIFLGTPITSPAADRELNDGDSLEFGDHAIRVYHTPGHSPGGVSFYIGNLLFPGDALFKQSVGRSDLPGASHEVLIAGIRNQLLVLPDDTIVYPGHGPATTIGDEKLDNPFLNTI from the coding sequence ATGCTACAAACAATCACCTTGGCCGTTGGGCCACTGCAATCGAATTGCTATCTCCTGTTTGACGACGAGACCCAAAACGCCGTTGTCATCGACCCCGGCGCAGACGGCCCGCAGATCGAAGCCGCCATTCGCGAACGGGGACTGACGCCGCTGATGGTGCTCAATACCCACGGGCACGGCGACCACATCGCCGCCAATGGACATATCAAAGACGCATTTGACGTTCCGTTGATGATTCACGGCGGCGACGCCCCCATGTTGACCGACCCCGAAAAGAACCTGTCCATATTCCTTGGAACGCCCATTACATCGCCCGCCGCCGACCGCGAACTTAACGACGGCGACTCGCTCGAATTTGGCGACCACGCCATCCGCGTCTATCACACTCCAGGGCACAGCCCCGGCGGCGTCTCGTTTTATATCGGGAACCTGTTGTTCCCCGGCGACGCATTGTTCAAGCAGTCGGTCGGACGCTCCGACCTGCCCGGCGCATCGCACGAAGTCCTCATTGCCGGCATTCGCAATCAACTCCTGGTGTTGCCGGACGATACTATCGTGTATCCAGGACATGGGCCAGCGACCACAATTGGCGACGAGAAACTGGATAATCCATTTCTGAATACGATATGA
- a CDS encoding Fic family protein, translated as MALGEAKSKCDHIAGVPLRPNTARDLHQVYLAKGVQATTAIEGNTLSLDEVRQRIENVKSLPPSKEYLGQEIDNVLDACNWIKDELRKSKNATIEINTALIKKYNSFVLNKLDIDGGVVPGEIRAHEVGVGKYKAPDAKHCEELTRKMCEWINGPDFISSDDQRIVYGLIKAIVAHVYIAWVHPFGDGNGRTARLLEFQILLENGVPAPAAQLLSNHYNQTRAKYYRELDKTSKSGGDLIPFIQYAVQGFVDGLCEQLAFIRMQQLDVAWLNYIHQSFLDQKTTVKRRRKQLAYDLRKVTEEVPLSKITDISPAVARLYASKKELTLRRDLDDLVKKGIIEKTEKGYRSKPETILAFLPFRKL; from the coding sequence ATGGCGCTTGGTGAAGCAAAATCAAAGTGTGACCATATTGCTGGGGTGCCTCTTCGTCCAAATACGGCTAGGGACCTCCATCAGGTCTATCTCGCAAAAGGCGTTCAAGCAACAACGGCTATTGAAGGGAATACATTGTCCCTCGATGAGGTTCGGCAACGTATTGAGAATGTAAAATCGCTGCCGCCGTCGAAGGAGTATCTTGGTCAAGAAATTGATAATGTTCTTGATGCTTGCAACTGGATTAAAGATGAATTAAGAAAAAGTAAAAATGCAACAATTGAGATTAATACAGCGCTTATCAAAAAATATAATTCGTTTGTGTTAAATAAACTGGATATTGATGGAGGCGTCGTTCCCGGTGAAATACGCGCGCATGAAGTTGGTGTTGGTAAGTATAAAGCGCCGGACGCAAAACACTGTGAAGAACTCACCCGGAAAATGTGTGAATGGATCAATGGGCCTGACTTTATATCGAGTGACGATCAACGAATTGTGTATGGTTTAATCAAGGCCATCGTTGCACATGTGTACATTGCATGGGTTCACCCCTTCGGCGACGGCAATGGACGCACCGCCCGATTGCTTGAGTTTCAGATACTACTTGAAAATGGCGTGCCTGCGCCCGCAGCGCAACTTCTTAGCAATCACTATAACCAAACCCGCGCAAAATATTATCGCGAACTCGACAAGACCAGTAAAAGCGGCGGCGACTTAATTCCGTTTATCCAGTATGCGGTGCAGGGGTTTGTTGATGGTCTTTGTGAACAGCTCGCATTTATTCGCATGCAGCAGTTGGATGTTGCTTGGTTGAATTATATTCATCAAAGTTTTCTTGACCAAAAGACGACTGTAAAACGTCGCCGAAAACAACTGGCTTATGACTTGCGCAAAGTTACAGAAGAGGTTCCGTTGTCAAAGATTACTGACATCAGTCCCGCAGTGGCGCGGTTGTACGCCTCAAAGAAAGAACTGACTTTGCGGCGTGATCTCGATGATTTGGTCAAAAAAGGAATCATAGAAAAAACCGAAAAAGGGTATCGGTCAAAGCCTGAAACAATTCTCGCTTTTTTACCATTCAGAAAATTATAA
- the xerD gene encoding site-specific tyrosine recombinase XerD, with the protein MNSTAVETKPKPLNRYAREFLDYLRLERGSAKATVEAYRRDLVQHLNALKEQKIAFPEGVTCEAVSQFFDALLIEGARPSTLARKTSALRRFYQYMLQEKYISEDPTRLLRRSSAPKRFKGALTADEMQRLIDATEQERDDALRLRDRAMIELLYATGLRVSELLGLRPGDFNFQFRFLRTIGKGDKERLAPFHDEAARKITEYLEHGRPVLCEKNNGETLFVNRFGKKLSRMGFWKILRKYALLAGITAELTPHTLRHTFATHMLENGADLRSLQELLGHASINTTEIYTHLDERRMSELHQQFHPRNRKG; encoded by the coding sequence ATGAACTCGACTGCCGTTGAAACAAAACCCAAACCGCTGAATCGCTACGCGCGCGAGTTTCTCGACTACTTGCGCCTGGAGCGCGGTTCCGCCAAGGCAACGGTCGAAGCCTACCGTCGCGACTTGGTTCAGCATCTCAATGCGCTCAAAGAACAGAAAATCGCATTTCCTGAGGGCGTGACCTGTGAAGCGGTTTCGCAATTCTTCGATGCGCTTCTGATTGAGGGCGCCCGGCCTTCGACCCTGGCGCGTAAGACCTCTGCACTGCGGCGCTTTTATCAGTACATGTTGCAAGAGAAGTACATCAGCGAAGACCCCACCCGTTTGCTGCGCCGCTCCAGCGCGCCCAAGCGTTTCAAGGGAGCGCTCACCGCCGACGAGATGCAACGCCTGATCGACGCCACCGAGCAGGAACGCGACGACGCCCTGCGCCTGCGCGACCGCGCCATGATCGAACTGCTCTACGCCACGGGATTACGGGTGTCGGAACTGCTGGGGCTGCGGCCAGGCGACTTCAATTTCCAGTTCCGCTTTTTGCGCACCATCGGCAAAGGCGACAAAGAACGCCTGGCGCCGTTCCACGACGAGGCCGCCCGCAAGATCACCGAGTATCTCGAACACGGACGCCCGGTTTTGTGCGAGAAGAACAACGGCGAAACGCTGTTCGTCAATCGCTTTGGAAAAAAACTCAGCCGCATGGGCTTCTGGAAAATCCTACGCAAGTATGCGCTGTTGGCGGGCATCACTGCGGAACTCACCCCACACACGCTACGCCACACTTTCGCGACCCACATGCTGGAGAACGGCGCCGACCTGCGCTCGCTACAGGAACTTCTCGGCCACGCCAGCATCAACACCACCGAGATTTACACCCACCTCGACGAACGCCGCATGTCCGAACTCCACCAGCAATTCCATCCAAGAAATCGCAAAGGGTGA
- a CDS encoding MraY family glycosyltransferase has product MSWIHFFILFAQGFLLAVILTPIMRKIAPAVGFLDQPGHRKVHANAKPLLGGAAIYFAFIICIIGDLGVLYWLFHSNVSLPGWFGEQLSQAAPYASGVARVWGQLLGLLGGATLLFVLGLFDDRYGMHPFIKLGGQMLAAIILYFVGIQIALFIDHPFINFMLTFGWIVLLTNSFNLLDNMDGLSGGVAMICLLLLGISTHMVSNQTFMSSMSFVLAGCIAGFLRYNLNPSSIFMGDAGSMVLGFLVSALTIQSTFYQTGTENATAWSVVMPIVILAVPLFDTVSVILIRVRNGKPIFEGDKNHFSHRLVALGMSHRRAVFFIHLLTLAVGSSALVLPLVDGPFGAYVILSQTLILFILISMLEVVSHQHNGHE; this is encoded by the coding sequence ATGAGTTGGATTCATTTTTTCATACTGTTCGCGCAGGGCTTTTTATTGGCGGTCATACTGACGCCTATCATGCGCAAAATTGCGCCTGCGGTAGGGTTTCTCGACCAACCCGGTCACCGCAAAGTTCACGCCAACGCCAAGCCCCTACTCGGCGGCGCCGCGATCTATTTTGCGTTTATCATTTGCATTATCGGCGATTTAGGCGTGTTATACTGGCTCTTCCATTCCAATGTCAGCCTCCCCGGATGGTTTGGCGAGCAACTCAGCCAAGCGGCGCCCTACGCCTCAGGCGTCGCGCGTGTTTGGGGACAACTGCTCGGCCTGTTGGGCGGAGCAACGCTGCTGTTTGTTTTAGGCCTTTTTGACGACCGCTATGGCATGCACCCCTTCATTAAACTCGGCGGCCAGATGCTCGCGGCGATTATTCTCTATTTTGTTGGAATTCAGATCGCGCTATTTATCGACCACCCTTTCATCAATTTTATGTTGACCTTTGGCTGGATCGTCTTATTGACGAACTCGTTTAATCTACTCGACAATATGGACGGTCTGTCTGGCGGGGTCGCCATGATCTGCCTGCTATTGTTGGGCATATCCACCCACATGGTCAGCAACCAGACCTTCATGTCGTCGATGTCATTTGTCTTGGCGGGATGTATTGCGGGCTTTTTGCGCTACAACCTGAATCCATCAAGCATTTTTATGGGCGACGCGGGCTCGATGGTGCTGGGTTTTCTGGTCTCGGCGCTAACCATTCAATCGACGTTCTACCAGACGGGAACCGAAAACGCCACCGCATGGTCAGTGGTCATGCCGATTGTGATTCTTGCCGTGCCGCTGTTTGATACCGTCTCGGTGATTCTCATCCGCGTACGCAACGGTAAGCCAATCTTTGAAGGCGATAAAAATCACTTTTCCCATCGCCTGGTCGCGCTAGGTATGAGCCACCGCCGGGCGGTGTTTTTCATTCATTTATTGACTTTGGCTGTTGGGAGTTCCGCCCTGGTTTTGCCGCTGGTTGACGGCCCGTTCGGCGCGTATGTGATTCTTTCGCAGACGCTTATTCTCTTTATATTGATCTCCATGCTGGAAGTGGTGAGCCATCAGCACAACGGTCACGAATAG
- a CDS encoding prepilin-type N-terminal cleavage/methylation domain-containing protein, whose amino-acid sequence MKRNAFTLIELLIVVAIIGILAAIAVPNFLSAQIRAKIAKTESEMSAYGTAAEMYRLDERCITKLQHQFNLENLAW is encoded by the coding sequence ATGAAACGAAACGCGTTCACATTGATCGAATTGTTGATCGTCGTGGCGATCATCGGCATTCTGGCGGCGATTGCCGTCCCCAACTTTTTAAGCGCGCAAATCCGCGCCAAAATCGCCAAGACCGAATCGGAGATGTCAGCCTATGGAACCGCAGCGGAAATGTACCGCCTCGACGAACGCTGCATAACTAAACTCCAGCACCAATTTAATCTAGAAAATCTCGCGTGGTGA
- a CDS encoding ribose-phosphate pyrophosphokinase, translating into MRANSKMLKVFAGLSNRPLAQEICGHLDIPLGEAEIIEFKNENLFVKIGENVRECDVFVIQTSASPVNTRLIEMLLMIDALKHASAARITAVIPYFPYVRSDKKDQPRISIGARLIVDLIEAAGADRVLTMNLHSFQIQGFFRIPSDHLLATPVLIDYFRKTDLTNTVVVAPDAGSAKRAEKYAMLLELPLAIVDKRRIGNQDQAVAKHIIGDVEGKRALIFDDEISTGGSLVNTAEILAEQGVTDIRAGVIHPVLCGDAIKRIQESNISEVVVTNSIPVEGEKAIDKIKVLSVGKMIAKAISRIHNGESVSVLFSPFENF; encoded by the coding sequence GTGCGAGCCAATAGTAAAATGCTCAAAGTATTCGCCGGTCTGTCTAACCGTCCATTAGCCCAAGAAATATGCGGCCATCTCGATATCCCTCTCGGCGAAGCCGAAATCATCGAATTTAAAAACGAGAACCTCTTCGTTAAAATTGGCGAGAATGTCCGCGAGTGCGACGTGTTTGTCATCCAAACGTCGGCGTCGCCGGTCAACACGCGCTTGATTGAAATGCTGTTGATGATTGACGCGCTCAAACATGCCTCCGCCGCGCGCATCACCGCCGTGATTCCGTATTTCCCGTATGTGCGTTCCGACAAAAAAGACCAGCCGCGCATCTCCATCGGCGCTCGACTGATCGTTGACCTGATCGAAGCGGCGGGCGCGGACCGGGTTCTCACCATGAACCTGCACTCGTTCCAGATTCAAGGCTTTTTCCGCATCCCCTCTGACCACTTGCTGGCGACGCCTGTGTTGATTGATTATTTCCGCAAGACGGATTTGACCAATACGGTCGTTGTCGCGCCCGACGCAGGCAGCGCAAAGCGCGCCGAAAAATACGCCATGCTGCTTGAACTGCCGCTGGCGATCGTCGACAAACGCCGCATCGGCAACCAGGACCAAGCCGTCGCCAAACACATCATCGGCGACGTTGAAGGCAAACGCGCGTTGATCTTCGACGACGAAATCAGCACCGGCGGCTCACTCGTCAACACAGCGGAAATTCTGGCGGAGCAAGGCGTCACCGACATTCGCGCGGGCGTCATACATCCAGTGTTGTGCGGCGATGCGATCAAGCGCATCCAAGAGTCGAACATCAGCGAAGTGGTCGTGACCAATTCGATCCCGGTCGAAGGCGAAAAGGCGATTGACAAGATTAAGGTATTGTCCGTCGGCAAGATGATCGCCAAGGCCATCAGCCGCATCCACAACGGCGAATCGGTCAGCGTTTTGTTCTCGCCTTTCGAGAATTTTTAG
- a CDS encoding protein-export chaperone SecB, producing MSQFPLQLNYYFITNLSLKANPNAIGDHGDIQPILADDLNVQFGFFDADEDGAIQCNLSVSSIKELAYEFSVEIVGFFLFEEDLTESEKKNYLINAPATLFGIAREKLASLSADGPHTKIILPMVDARVFQSDELELSIPKMKLSSKKSTAKKKTTRKKS from the coding sequence ATGTCACAATTCCCCTTGCAGCTTAACTATTACTTCATAACAAACCTATCATTGAAAGCAAATCCCAATGCAATTGGAGACCATGGTGATATTCAGCCTATTCTCGCGGACGACTTGAATGTTCAATTTGGATTTTTCGATGCTGATGAAGACGGGGCGATTCAATGTAATCTGTCTGTGTCTTCAATAAAGGAACTTGCATACGAATTTTCTGTAGAAATCGTAGGATTTTTCTTATTTGAGGAAGATTTAACTGAATCAGAAAAGAAGAATTATTTAATTAACGCGCCTGCTACGCTTTTCGGAATTGCACGGGAAAAACTAGCATCTCTTTCAGCTGACGGCCCGCACACTAAAATCATTTTGCCTATGGTCGATGCGAGAGTGTTCCAATCAGATGAGTTAGAACTGAGTATCCCCAAAATGAAATTGTCTTCTAAAAAATCAACCGCCAAAAAGAAAACAACACGGAAGAAATCATAA
- a CDS encoding helix-turn-helix transcriptional regulator, with translation MDTKQGIEIIDLTKEYEQKFAEIMTHDEYHIETAKLVFADEIYDHMEAQDINQSQLAEKLGSTKQYVSKLLSGYANPSIATLVKIARRLNCKFVFKLEPKVEPIENWKQQAIKAKQEKRNKFSKNHNQSSHLTVVSSTEKKNVTIPLAA, from the coding sequence ATGGACACAAAGCAAGGCATAGAAATAATAGACTTGACCAAAGAGTATGAACAGAAATTCGCTGAAATAATGACGCATGACGAATATCACATCGAAACGGCGAAATTAGTGTTCGCTGATGAGATTTATGACCACATGGAAGCGCAAGACATCAATCAATCTCAACTCGCGGAGAAACTCGGCTCAACAAAGCAATACGTTTCAAAATTATTGAGCGGATACGCCAACCCGTCCATTGCGACGTTGGTGAAGATCGCGCGCAGGCTGAATTGTAAGTTTGTGTTTAAACTGGAACCGAAGGTGGAGCCAATTGAAAATTGGAAGCAACAAGCAATAAAAGCAAAGCAAGAGAAACGCAATAAATTTTCAAAAAACCATAATCAATCGAGTCATTTAACAGTTGTTTCATCAACGGAAAAGAAAAATGTCACAATTCCCCTTGCAGCTTAA
- the era gene encoding GTPase Era: protein MNEEHRSGFVALIGRPNVGKSTLLNSVLEHKLAAVSPHAQTTRNRIFGIFDRTDCQIVFQDTPGILTPKDKMHDFMLHEADNALNDCDLAVWIIDGLKGLTEAERSLTMKALKDRSIPLIVVFNKMDAVPMDKREVFQEYEKEISELKPVSIHYIAALHYDGVADLLNEIISRMPYGPKFFPSEQLSDRTQRFFVEETIREKAFLLLHDELPYSLAVKIETMKERDNGVTYIQAALHVERDSQKGIVLGKRGSMIKAIGAQAREELEQMLECKVFLELWVKVTPKWRKQPSRLREFGYTDQG, encoded by the coding sequence ATGAATGAAGAACACCGGTCAGGTTTTGTTGCATTAATAGGCCGCCCCAACGTGGGCAAATCGACCCTATTGAACAGCGTGTTAGAACACAAACTCGCGGCGGTGTCGCCCCACGCCCAAACCACCCGCAACCGCATCTTCGGCATTTTTGACCGCACCGACTGCCAAATCGTCTTTCAAGATACGCCGGGCATCCTTACTCCAAAAGACAAGATGCACGACTTCATGCTGCATGAAGCCGACAATGCGCTCAACGATTGCGACCTCGCCGTGTGGATCATCGACGGCCTCAAAGGGCTGACCGAAGCCGAACGCAGCCTGACCATGAAAGCGCTCAAAGACCGCAGCATCCCGTTGATTGTTGTATTCAACAAAATGGACGCCGTACCGATGGACAAACGCGAGGTCTTTCAAGAATACGAAAAGGAAATCAGCGAACTCAAACCGGTCAGCATTCATTATATCGCGGCGCTTCATTACGACGGCGTCGCTGACCTTCTCAACGAAATCATTTCGCGGATGCCTTACGGGCCAAAATTTTTCCCGTCCGAACAACTCAGCGACCGCACCCAGCGTTTTTTCGTCGAAGAGACCATCCGCGAGAAAGCATTTTTACTGCTGCATGACGAATTGCCGTATTCATTGGCGGTAAAAATTGAGACGATGAAAGAGCGCGACAATGGGGTGACCTACATCCAGGCGGCGCTGCACGTCGAACGCGACTCGCAGAAAGGCATCGTCCTCGGCAAGCGGGGCAGCATGATAAAAGCCATCGGCGCCCAGGCGCGCGAAGAACTCGAACAGATGTTGGAATGCAAGGTGTTTCTTGAATTGTGGGTGAAAGTAACCCCCAAATGGCGCAAACAACCCAGCCGACTGCGCGAATTTGGCTATACAGACCAAGGCTAA
- a CDS encoding type II toxin-antitoxin system RelE/ParE family toxin — MRLFRIFKGEAFEICSFEQERESSVRKLLDDLEENDPSEYRALMTRIRHIAQSGQPANNRQMRPLKGKNAEKLFEIKTTSGSRVICFYEKGKLIICTHGFHKIKDIQLKRYIKSAQKERGEYLKWTQSKA, encoded by the coding sequence ATGCGTCTATTTCGTATATTTAAGGGAGAAGCCTTTGAAATCTGTTCATTCGAACAAGAGCGGGAAAGCAGTGTACGAAAACTTTTAGATGATCTTGAAGAAAATGATCCCAGTGAATACCGAGCGCTGATGACGCGTATCCGCCATATCGCTCAAAGCGGTCAACCAGCAAACAATCGGCAAATGAGGCCGTTAAAAGGAAAGAACGCAGAAAAACTTTTTGAAATTAAAACTACTTCAGGTTCACGAGTCATTTGTTTTTATGAAAAGGGGAAACTCATTATCTGTACACATGGGTTTCACAAAATCAAAGACATCCAATTAAAACGATACATTAAATCAGCGCAAAAAGAACGAGGCGAATATTTAAAATGGACACAAAGCAAGGCATAG